Proteins found in one Oribacterium sp. oral taxon 102 genomic segment:
- a CDS encoding uracil-xanthine permease family protein, whose amino-acid sequence MSKDSNVSMQNIYQLDGKVPILKSIPFGLQHVLAMFVANLTPITIIAGAASPSLAPGQLAMLLQNAMFVAGIATMIQLFPVWRIGAKLPIVMGVSFTFVTILCTIGANYGYPAVVGAVMIGGLFEGTLGLLAKYWKRFISPIVAATVVTSIGFSLFTVGARSFGGGYAEDFGSISNLLIASATLIVCILWTIFAKGYLKQLSVLAGLIAGYILSIFAGKVDLSTIFSGGLIALPHLLLFKPEFHLGAILSICIIFLVSAAETIGDTSAMVAGGLKREITEKEISGSLACDGYASSISSLFGCPPITSFSQNVGLIAMTKVVNRYTIATGAAAMLLAGLLPPVGNFFASLPQCVLGGCTIMMFGTIVVSGMQMIAACGFTQRNMTIAALSLAVGIGFTTASEIEIWKSFPEMVQMVFGANVVAVVFVVAFVLNLVLPKDMELKQEV is encoded by the coding sequence ATGAGTAAGGATTCCAATGTCAGTATGCAAAACATCTATCAATTGGACGGGAAAGTTCCTATTTTGAAATCCATCCCGTTCGGTCTGCAGCATGTTCTCGCCATGTTCGTCGCCAATCTGACGCCGATCACCATTATCGCCGGTGCGGCGAGTCCGAGTCTCGCACCCGGACAGCTCGCGATGCTCCTGCAGAACGCCATGTTCGTCGCCGGCATCGCCACAATGATACAGCTCTTCCCCGTCTGGCGAATCGGCGCGAAGCTTCCGATCGTCATGGGTGTCAGCTTCACCTTCGTCACGATACTCTGCACCATCGGAGCAAATTACGGCTATCCTGCCGTGGTTGGCGCCGTCATGATCGGCGGGCTCTTCGAGGGGACGCTCGGACTGCTTGCGAAGTATTGGAAACGCTTCATTTCCCCGATTGTTGCAGCTACCGTCGTAACCTCGATCGGCTTCTCGCTCTTCACCGTGGGCGCGCGTTCCTTCGGCGGCGGCTATGCTGAGGACTTCGGCTCTATATCAAATCTCCTGATCGCGAGCGCTACGCTGATCGTCTGCATTCTCTGGACAATCTTCGCAAAGGGCTACCTCAAGCAGCTCTCCGTCCTCGCGGGACTGATCGCGGGCTACATCCTCTCCATCTTCGCCGGCAAGGTCGATCTGAGCACAATCTTCTCCGGAGGCCTTATCGCTCTCCCGCATCTCCTGCTCTTTAAGCCGGAGTTCCATCTCGGCGCGATTCTCTCTATCTGCATCATTTTCCTGGTTTCCGCAGCAGAGACGATCGGCGATACCTCCGCCATGGTAGCGGGCGGACTGAAGCGGGAAATCACGGAAAAGGAAATTTCCGGCTCCCTCGCCTGTGATGGCTATGCGTCCAGCATTTCTTCCCTCTTCGGCTGTCCGCCGATCACCTCCTTCTCACAGAATGTCGGGCTGATCGCGATGACCAAGGTCGTAAACCGTTATACCATCGCCACCGGCGCGGCAGCCATGCTTCTCGCAGGTCTGCTTCCTCCTGTCGGTAATTTCTTTGCTTCCCTGCCGCAGTGCGTGCTCGGCGGCTGCACGATCATGATGTTCGGGACGATCGTCGTCTCCGGAATGCAGATGATCGCGGCCTGCGGCTTCACCCAGCGGAATATGACGATCGCAGCCCTTTCTCTCGCGGTCGGCATCGGCTTCACCACTGCCTCTGAGATCGAGATCTGGAAATCCTTCCCGGAGATGGTACAGATGGTTTTCGGCGCGAATGTCGTCGCCGTCGTCTTCGTGGTCGCCTTCGTGCTGAATCTGGTTCTGCCGAAGGATATGGAGCTGAAGCAGGAGGTATAA
- the arcC gene encoding carbamate kinase: protein MEKKKIVIALGGNALGNTLPEQMIAVKTTAKAIVDLVEDGNEVVVVHGNGPQVGVINNAMTEYAQQDGSNPAPLSVCVAMSQAYIGYDIQNALREEFLNRELAVPPIATMVTQVRVDADDPAFRTPSKPIGRFMNKDLALKEAGERGWIVKEDAGRGYRRVVASPKPKEIIELPAIRAMADSGQLVICCGGGGIPVVAEGKHLAGVPAVIDKDFAAALLAETMEADMLVILTAVEKVAIRYGKPEQKWLSDISVAEAEQYAADGEFAPGSMLPKVQAAVNFARSGENRTAIITLLEKAREALRGETGTRIKK from the coding sequence ATGGAAAAGAAGAAAATCGTCATTGCGCTCGGCGGCAATGCCCTCGGAAACACCCTGCCGGAGCAGATGATCGCAGTGAAGACAACTGCAAAGGCAATCGTTGATCTGGTAGAGGATGGAAACGAGGTCGTCGTCGTACACGGTAACGGTCCGCAGGTTGGTGTTATCAACAATGCCATGACCGAATATGCACAGCAGGACGGTTCCAATCCGGCGCCGCTCTCCGTCTGTGTGGCAATGAGTCAGGCATATATCGGCTATGACATTCAGAATGCACTGCGCGAGGAGTTCCTGAACCGGGAGCTCGCAGTACCGCCGATCGCAACGATGGTGACGCAGGTGCGTGTAGACGCGGATGATCCGGCATTCCGGACGCCATCCAAGCCGATCGGCAGATTCATGAACAAGGATCTCGCACTGAAAGAGGCGGGAGAGAGAGGCTGGATCGTGAAAGAGGACGCAGGCAGGGGCTACCGCAGAGTGGTCGCTTCCCCGAAGCCGAAGGAAATCATCGAGCTCCCCGCAATCCGTGCGATGGCAGACAGCGGACAGCTGGTGATCTGCTGCGGCGGCGGCGGAATCCCGGTTGTAGCGGAGGGCAAGCACCTCGCCGGTGTTCCGGCAGTGATTGACAAGGATTTTGCAGCGGCACTGCTTGCGGAGACGATGGAAGCGGATATGCTGGTGATCCTGACGGCGGTAGAGAAGGTCGCGATCCGCTACGGCAAGCCGGAGCAGAAGTGGCTTTCCGACATTTCCGTGGCGGAGGCGGAGCAGTATGCTGCGGACGGCGAGTTCGCGCCGGGCTCCATGCTCCCGAAGGTGCAGGCGGCGGTCAACTTCGCGCGCTCCGGTGAGAATCGCACTGCGATCATTACCCTGCTTGAGAAGGCGAGAGAGGCACTGCGCGGCGAAACCGGTACGAGAATCAAGAAGTAA
- the ygeW gene encoding knotted carbamoyltransferase YgeW, with protein MDKKQLKEYIEELKGLDFDMFQKDFFLTWEKSEDELKAVWNVADALRNLRERNISTKVFDSGLGISLFRDNSTRTRFSFASACNLLGLEVQDLDEGKSQIAHGETVRETANMISFMADIIGIRDDMYIGKGNKYMHDVADAVQQGHDDGVLEQRPTLVNLQCDIDHPTQCMADALHVIHELGGIENLKGKKLAMSWAYSPSYGKPLSVPQGVIGLFTRLGMEVVLAHPEGYDVMEDVVEVAKKNAAESGGSFRITNDMKDAFKDADVVYPKSWAPFAAMEKRTNLYAEGDQDGIKALEKELLAQNAEHKDWACTEEMMKLTKDGKALYLHCLPADISGVSCEEGEVDGSVFDRYRDPLYKEASYKPYVIAAMILLEKFKDPAKVLEELEKRGQQRIFEA; from the coding sequence ATGGATAAGAAGCAGCTGAAAGAGTATATCGAGGAGCTGAAGGGTCTGGATTTTGATATGTTCCAGAAGGATTTTTTCCTGACATGGGAGAAGAGCGAGGATGAGCTGAAGGCGGTCTGGAATGTAGCGGATGCACTCAGAAATCTCCGCGAGAGAAACATTTCCACCAAGGTGTTCGATTCCGGACTGGGCATCTCCCTCTTCCGTGACAATTCCACCAGAACCCGTTTCTCCTTCGCTTCTGCCTGCAACCTGCTCGGACTGGAGGTACAGGATCTGGACGAGGGCAAGTCGCAGATTGCACATGGTGAGACGGTGCGGGAGACTGCGAACATGATCTCCTTCATGGCGGACATCATTGGCATCCGCGATGATATGTATATCGGCAAGGGCAATAAGTATATGCATGATGTAGCGGACGCGGTGCAGCAGGGACATGACGACGGCGTGCTCGAGCAGAGACCGACCCTCGTCAACCTCCAGTGCGATATCGATCATCCGACACAGTGTATGGCGGATGCGCTGCATGTCATCCACGAGCTGGGCGGCATAGAGAATCTGAAGGGCAAGAAGCTCGCGATGAGCTGGGCATATTCTCCGTCCTACGGCAAGCCGCTCTCCGTACCGCAGGGTGTAATCGGACTGTTCACGCGACTGGGCATGGAGGTCGTTCTCGCGCACCCGGAGGGCTATGATGTCATGGAGGATGTCGTAGAGGTAGCGAAGAAGAATGCGGCAGAGTCCGGCGGGTCCTTCCGTATCACCAATGATATGAAGGATGCCTTCAAGGATGCCGATGTCGTATACCCGAAGTCATGGGCACCGTTCGCCGCGATGGAGAAGAGAACCAATCTCTATGCAGAGGGCGATCAGGACGGCATCAAGGCGCTGGAGAAGGAGCTGCTCGCACAGAACGCGGAGCATAAGGATTGGGCATGCACCGAGGAGATGATGAAGCTCACGAAGGACGGCAAGGCACTGTATCTCCACTGCCTGCCCGCGGACATCTCCGGTGTTTCCTGCGAGGAGGGAGAAGTCGACGGCTCCGTATTTGATCGTTACAGAGACCCGCTCTACAAGGAGGCTTCCTATAAGCCGTATGTTATCGCCGCAATGATCCTGCTCGAGAAGTTCAAGGATCCGGCGAAGGTGCTGGAGGAGCTCGAGAAGAGAGGACAGCAGCGTATTTTCGAGGCATAA
- a CDS encoding helix-turn-helix transcriptional regulator, producing MSEPEYMNYGYESEREVGMERLVTIAHGISRQFGRDCEVCIHDLAIKDLEHTIVFIINGHVTGRKAGDGASKVVLETLEALERGESITDHLGYRTHTSDGKILKSSTIFLKDEDGRYRYIMGINYDITSFVNAAGAIDVLTTVEDEGESDRDGEIPLNVNELLDSLINQSVKLIGKPPALMNKEEKIRAIRFLKNAGAFLITKSGDKVSNFYDISKFTLYSYIDQAGKR from the coding sequence ATGAGTGAACCCGAATATATGAATTATGGATATGAGAGTGAGCGTGAGGTCGGCATGGAACGGCTGGTGACGATCGCCCACGGAATATCCAGACAGTTCGGCAGAGACTGTGAGGTCTGCATCCACGATCTCGCGATTAAGGATCTGGAGCACACGATTGTATTTATCATAAACGGTCATGTGACGGGACGGAAAGCCGGTGACGGCGCCTCGAAGGTGGTGCTGGAGACGCTGGAGGCGCTGGAGAGGGGGGAAAGCATCACGGATCACCTCGGTTACCGGACGCATACGTCGGATGGCAAGATCCTGAAGTCCTCGACGATTTTCCTGAAAGATGAGGACGGCAGGTACCGTTACATCATGGGGATCAACTATGATATCACCTCCTTCGTCAATGCTGCAGGCGCGATCGACGTACTGACAACGGTGGAGGATGAGGGTGAGAGCGATCGGGACGGGGAGATCCCGCTTAATGTCAACGAGCTGCTCGACAGTCTCATCAATCAGAGCGTGAAGCTGATCGGGAAGCCGCCGGCACTGATGAATAAGGAAGAGAAGATCCGCGCGATCCGGTTCCTGAAGAATGCGGGAGCCTTTCTGATTACGAAGTCGGGCGACAAGGTTTCGAATTTTTACGATATCAGCAAGTTTACGCTTTACAGCTACATCGATCAGGCAGGTAAGAGATAA
- the dpaL gene encoding diaminopropionate ammonia-lyase produces the protein MNQDVKWVLNRMPKTEDRNLPLMSMKEVKKARAFHESFPQYSETPLADLPHLAEYLGVAKLCVKDESYRFGLNAFKVLGGSYAIARYIASETGKDVSELPYSVLTSEKLKEEFGTATFFSATDGNHGRGVAWAANKLHQNAVIIMPKGSTETRLRNIQKENAKAWISDVNYDECVRQAAKLASETEHGVVVQDTAWEGYEEIPAWIMEGYGTMADEAAEQFGERPTHVFVQAGVGSLAGAVVGYFANRYRENPPIMTVVEASAAACLYKGAVAADGEIRIVDGDMDTIMAGLACGEPNITSWDILKNHVRCFISAEDNAAARGMRILNAPLKGDPQVLSGESGAAAFGAFATLMQFPEYAELREALEIKKDSRILFFSTEGDTDPDRWKNIIWEAKER, from the coding sequence ATGAATCAGGATGTAAAATGGGTTTTAAACCGGATGCCGAAGACAGAGGATCGGAATCTGCCGCTGATGTCTATGAAAGAGGTGAAGAAGGCGAGAGCCTTCCATGAGAGCTTCCCGCAGTACAGCGAGACGCCGCTTGCCGATCTTCCGCATCTTGCAGAGTACCTTGGCGTCGCGAAGCTTTGCGTGAAGGATGAGTCCTATCGATTCGGACTGAACGCCTTCAAGGTACTGGGGGGCTCCTATGCGATTGCCCGCTATATCGCCTCGGAGACAGGAAAGGACGTTTCCGAGCTGCCCTACAGCGTACTGACCTCAGAGAAGCTGAAGGAGGAGTTCGGAACGGCGACCTTCTTCTCGGCAACGGACGGGAACCACGGCAGGGGCGTGGCATGGGCAGCCAACAAGCTGCACCAGAACGCAGTGATCATCATGCCGAAGGGCTCCACAGAGACCCGTCTCCGGAACATCCAGAAGGAGAACGCGAAGGCGTGGATCTCCGATGTGAACTATGACGAGTGCGTACGGCAGGCTGCGAAGCTCGCGTCCGAGACCGAGCATGGCGTCGTCGTGCAGGATACCGCGTGGGAGGGCTATGAGGAGATTCCTGCGTGGATCATGGAGGGCTACGGCACGATGGCGGACGAGGCTGCGGAGCAGTTCGGAGAGCGTCCGACCCATGTCTTCGTACAGGCGGGGGTTGGCTCTCTTGCCGGAGCGGTGGTCGGCTACTTCGCGAACCGCTACAGGGAGAACCCGCCGATCATGACAGTAGTGGAGGCATCCGCGGCCGCCTGCCTGTATAAGGGCGCGGTCGCGGCAGACGGCGAGATCCGCATCGTGGACGGAGACATGGACACCATTATGGCTGGACTTGCCTGCGGTGAGCCGAATATCACCTCCTGGGATATCCTGAAGAACCATGTACGCTGCTTCATTTCCGCAGAGGACAACGCTGCGGCGCGCGGTATGCGCATCCTGAACGCCCCGCTGAAGGGGGATCCGCAGGTGCTCTCCGGTGAGTCCGGTGCGGCAGCCTTCGGTGCCTTCGCGACGCTGATGCAGTTCCCGGAATACGCGGAGCTCAGGGAAGCACTGGAAATCAAGAAGGACTCCCGCATCCTCTTCTTCTCGACAGAGGGGGATACTGACCCGGACAGATGGAAGAACATCATCTGGGAGGCGAAAGAACGCTGA
- the xdhA gene encoding xanthine dehydrogenase subunit XdhA encodes MKVVGQEKLRVDACGKVTGDAKYSADLEPRNILHGRVVHSTIANGVVKRFDLTEAEKVPGVVKIVTCFDVPDCQFPTAGHPWSVEAKHQDIADRRLLNQRVRIYGDDIAAVIAEDEVAAAQAARLIKVEYEEYEAIPTVEQALAEGATPLHPDVRKDNVIVHSHMTMGGADFTFEKAVAEAKEKYGEDELILIEEKYDTPRISHSHIELPVSWAYVDTNGKVTITASTQIPHIVKLCTAKALGIPAGQVRVIKPYIGGGFGNKQDVLYEPLNAFLSISVGGRPVRLEISREECIYGTRTRHKITGYCKLLAKKDGTILARKLDAYANNGGYASHGHAICANCGTVFKDLYADRMGTEVDCSTVYTSSPTAGAMRAYGIPQSVWFTECLTDDYAAKIGMDPFEIRMRNCMPEGFRDPGNGITFHSYGMKKAMERGRELSHWDEKRREYAHEIGDRRRGIGMAIFCYKTGVYPISLETASARMVLNQDGSAQLMMGATEIGQGADTVFTQMAAETTGISYEKIYIISTQDTDTTPFDTGAYASRQTYVSGMAVKKCAGEFRHRILDYAAYMLNHTISDISKTVYKDVVTEGERLLRAELGLSMEEPITEEMLDLSESWIVSREGRQKLFGLAALADTAFYSLDRSIHITAEVTNHCKQNTFASGCCFAEVEVDIPLGLVKILNLVQVHDSGILINPKTAEGQVHGGIAQSLGFALSEDLLVDEKSGRVLNDNLLDFKIPTAMDVPDMTVEFIELEDPTGPYGNKALGEPPAIPAAPAIRNAILQATGVHMNVAPMTSQRLIEAFRENGLLK; translated from the coding sequence ATGAAGGTAGTCGGTCAGGAAAAGCTGCGAGTGGACGCTTGCGGGAAGGTAACGGGAGACGCGAAGTACAGTGCGGATCTGGAGCCGAGAAACATTCTCCACGGACGTGTCGTACACAGTACGATCGCGAACGGCGTGGTGAAGCGCTTTGATCTCACGGAGGCGGAGAAGGTGCCCGGCGTCGTGAAGATCGTGACTTGCTTCGACGTGCCGGACTGTCAGTTCCCGACGGCGGGGCATCCGTGGTCGGTGGAGGCGAAGCATCAGGATATCGCCGATCGCCGTCTGCTGAATCAGAGAGTGCGCATCTATGGAGACGATATCGCTGCGGTCATCGCGGAGGATGAGGTCGCGGCGGCACAGGCAGCGAGACTGATCAAGGTGGAATACGAGGAGTATGAAGCGATTCCTACCGTAGAGCAGGCGCTCGCGGAGGGGGCGACCCCGCTGCATCCGGATGTCCGGAAGGACAATGTGATCGTACACAGCCATATGACGATGGGCGGCGCGGACTTCACGTTCGAGAAGGCGGTCGCCGAGGCGAAGGAGAAGTACGGAGAGGACGAGCTGATTCTCATCGAAGAGAAGTACGATACCCCGCGGATCTCGCACAGTCATATCGAGCTTCCTGTTTCATGGGCCTATGTGGATACGAACGGCAAGGTGACGATCACCGCCTCGACACAGATCCCGCATATCGTCAAGCTCTGTACCGCGAAGGCGCTCGGGATACCTGCAGGACAGGTTCGGGTCATCAAGCCCTATATCGGCGGCGGCTTCGGCAACAAGCAGGACGTGCTCTATGAGCCGCTCAACGCCTTCCTTTCCATCAGCGTAGGAGGACGCCCGGTCCGCCTCGAGATCAGCCGGGAGGAGTGCATCTACGGTACGAGAACGCGGCACAAGATCACCGGCTACTGCAAGCTCCTCGCGAAGAAGGACGGTACGATCCTGGCGCGGAAGCTGGATGCCTATGCGAATAACGGCGGCTATGCCTCCCACGGGCACGCGATCTGCGCGAACTGCGGTACGGTCTTCAAGGATCTCTATGCGGACAGGATGGGTACGGAGGTGGACTGCAGCACGGTATATACGAGCTCTCCGACCGCGGGTGCGATGCGTGCCTACGGCATCCCGCAGTCAGTCTGGTTTACCGAGTGTCTGACGGATGACTATGCGGCGAAGATCGGCATGGATCCCTTCGAGATCCGGATGAGGAACTGTATGCCGGAGGGCTTCCGTGATCCGGGAAACGGCATTACCTTCCATTCCTATGGGATGAAAAAGGCGATGGAGCGGGGGCGTGAGCTCTCGCACTGGGACGAGAAGCGCAGGGAGTATGCGCATGAGATCGGCGACAGGAGACGCGGCATCGGTATGGCGATCTTCTGCTACAAGACCGGCGTGTACCCGATCTCTCTGGAGACGGCGAGCGCGAGGATGGTGCTGAATCAGGATGGCTCCGCACAGCTTATGATGGGAGCGACAGAGATCGGACAGGGCGCGGATACGGTATTCACCCAGATGGCGGCAGAAACAACGGGCATTTCGTACGAGAAGATCTACATTATTTCGACGCAGGATACCGATACGACCCCGTTCGACACCGGCGCATACGCTTCCCGGCAGACCTATGTCAGCGGCATGGCAGTGAAGAAGTGCGCCGGGGAATTCCGGCACAGGATTCTTGACTATGCGGCATATATGCTGAATCATACGATCAGCGACATTTCGAAGACGGTCTATAAGGATGTCGTGACAGAGGGAGAACGGCTGCTCCGTGCGGAGCTCGGACTCTCTATGGAGGAGCCGATCACAGAGGAAATGCTGGATCTCTCCGAGAGCTGGATCGTGAGCCGGGAGGGCAGGCAGAAGCTGTTCGGGCTCGCCGCGCTGGCAGACACGGCATTCTACTCCCTGGATCGTTCCATCCATATCACCGCGGAGGTGACGAACCACTGCAAGCAGAATACCTTCGCCTCCGGCTGCTGCTTCGCAGAGGTCGAGGTGGATATCCCGCTCGGTCTGGTAAAGATCCTGAATCTGGTGCAGGTGCATGATTCCGGCATCCTGATCAACCCGAAGACGGCGGAGGGGCAGGTACACGGCGGCATCGCGCAGAGCCTCGGCTTCGCGCTCTCGGAGGATCTGCTGGTGGATGAGAAGAGCGGTCGCGTGCTCAATGACAACCTGCTCGACTTCAAGATTCCGACCGCGATGGATGTGCCGGATATGACGGTGGAGTTCATCGAGCTCGAGGATCCGACCGGTCCCTACGGCAATAAGGCGCTCGGGGAGCCGCCTGCGATTCCGGCGGCACCTGCGATTCGAAATGCGATTCTGCAGGCGACAGGCGTACATATGAATGTCGCGCCGATGACCTCACAGAGACTGATCGAGGCATTCCGGGAAAACGGACTGCTGAAATAA
- a CDS encoding YgeY family selenium metabolism-linked hydrolase has product MGKLTQAELHAIKEKAESYRADMTAFLRAIVRNPGESAEEAAHVETIRREMEKVGFDEVKVDPQGNVMGFIGSGETLIAFDGHIDTVGIGNRDNWSFDPYEGYENETEIGGRGVSDQLGGTVSAVYAAKIMKELGLLDKKYRIMVVGTVQEEDCDGLCWEYICKEDKIRPEFVISSEPTDGGLYRGQRGRMEIRIDVKGVSCHGSAPERGDNAIYKMADILQDIRALNNNGDAESTEIKGLVKMLNPKFNPEWKEARFLGRGTVTASQIFYTSPSRCAVADSCAVSLDRRMTVGETWESCLEEIRQLPAVKKYGEDVKVSMYNYDRPSYTGLVYPIECYFPTWVIPEDHPVCTAAVAAYHDLFGEKRIGAEAVRAEREVRPLLDKWTFSTNGVSIMGRNGIPVLGFGPGAEAQAHAPNEITWKQDLVTCAAFYAALPSYYEK; this is encoded by the coding sequence ATGGGAAAGCTGACACAGGCTGAGTTACATGCAATTAAGGAAAAGGCAGAGAGCTACCGCGCCGACATGACCGCATTCCTGCGTGCCATCGTACGGAATCCGGGTGAGTCCGCCGAGGAGGCGGCGCACGTCGAGACCATCCGCAGGGAGATGGAGAAGGTTGGCTTCGACGAGGTCAAGGTCGATCCGCAGGGCAATGTAATGGGCTTCATCGGAAGCGGCGAGACCCTCATTGCTTTCGACGGGCATATCGATACTGTGGGCATCGGCAATCGTGACAACTGGAGCTTCGATCCCTACGAGGGCTATGAGAACGAGACGGAAATCGGCGGCAGAGGCGTATCGGATCAGCTCGGCGGCACCGTTTCCGCAGTCTATGCGGCGAAGATCATGAAGGAGCTCGGACTGCTGGACAAGAAGTACCGCATCATGGTGGTCGGAACGGTACAGGAGGAGGACTGCGACGGTCTGTGCTGGGAGTATATCTGCAAGGAGGACAAGATCCGTCCGGAGTTCGTGATTTCCTCCGAGCCGACCGACGGCGGACTCTACCGCGGACAGCGCGGACGCATGGAGATTCGCATTGATGTCAAGGGCGTTTCCTGCCACGGCTCCGCACCGGAGAGAGGCGACAACGCGATTTACAAGATGGCGGATATCCTGCAGGATATCAGAGCGCTCAACAACAACGGCGACGCGGAGTCCACAGAGATTAAGGGTCTCGTGAAGATGCTGAACCCGAAGTTCAATCCGGAGTGGAAGGAGGCACGCTTCCTCGGACGCGGCACCGTGACCGCTTCTCAGATTTTCTATACCTCTCCGTCCCGCTGTGCGGTAGCGGATTCCTGCGCGGTTTCTCTCGACAGGAGAATGACGGTCGGCGAGACTTGGGAGTCCTGCCTCGAGGAGATCCGGCAGCTTCCGGCAGTGAAGAAGTACGGGGAGGATGTCAAGGTTTCCATGTACAACTATGACCGTCCGTCCTACACGGGTTTGGTATATCCGATCGAGTGCTACTTCCCGACCTGGGTCATCCCGGAGGATCATCCGGTCTGCACTGCGGCTGTGGCAGCCTATCATGATCTCTTCGGAGAAAAGCGGATCGGCGCAGAGGCAGTCCGTGCGGAGAGAGAGGTGCGTCCGCTCCTCGACAAGTGGACCTTCTCGACCAATGGCGTTTCTATCATGGGCAGAAACGGCATCCCGGTTCTCGGTTTCGGTCCCGGCGCAGAGGCACAGGCTCATGCGCCGAATGAGATCACTTGGAAGCAGGATCTGGTGACCTGCGCCGCCTTCTATGCCGCGCTTCCGAGCTACTACGAGAAGTAA
- the ssnA gene encoding putative aminohydrolase SsnA, with product MLLIGNGRMITRDPSQPFFENGAVVLDGTRILAVGSYEKLKNIYKDAECIDAHGGVIMPAFINAHEHIYSAMARGLSIKGYHPKGFLDILDGQWWTIDRSLDNENTKLSALATYIECIKNGVTTIFDHHASFGEIPGSLFAIEEAARETGIRSCLCYEISDRDGKEKALQSIQENVDFAKHALADESDMIAGMIGMHASFTISDETMERVRAAKPDGIGYHIHVAEGILDLQECLRKHHKRIVDRLYDWDILGEKTLLAHCIYINPHEMDLIRDTDTMVVHNPESNMGNACGCPPTMELVHRGIVTGLGTDGYTHDMLESWKVANILHKHHLCDPNAAWAEVPEMLFRHNATIANRYFRKKLGVLEKNAAADVIITDYIPPTPMDSSNLNGHMLFGMSGRSVITTIANGRVLMKDRQLTELDEEAVLAHIREGAARLAHRINDGR from the coding sequence ATGCTATTAATCGGGAACGGAAGAATGATTACCAGAGATCCCTCGCAGCCCTTCTTCGAGAACGGAGCGGTTGTGCTGGACGGAACCCGCATTCTTGCGGTCGGAAGCTATGAAAAGCTCAAAAATATTTATAAGGATGCGGAATGCATCGACGCGCACGGCGGGGTCATCATGCCGGCGTTCATCAATGCCCATGAGCACATCTACTCTGCCATGGCGAGAGGGCTCTCCATCAAGGGCTATCATCCGAAGGGCTTCCTCGACATCCTCGACGGACAGTGGTGGACGATCGACCGCAGCCTCGACAATGAGAACACGAAGCTCTCCGCGCTCGCTACCTATATAGAGTGCATCAAGAACGGCGTGACCACGATCTTCGACCACCACGCGAGCTTTGGGGAGATCCCGGGCTCCCTCTTCGCGATCGAGGAGGCCGCCAGAGAAACCGGTATCCGGAGTTGCCTCTGCTACGAGATCTCCGACCGCGACGGAAAGGAGAAGGCGCTGCAGTCCATTCAGGAAAATGTGGACTTCGCGAAGCACGCGCTCGCAGACGAATCCGACATGATCGCCGGGATGATCGGGATGCATGCCAGCTTCACGATCTCGGACGAGACGATGGAACGGGTACGCGCCGCGAAGCCGGATGGCATCGGCTATCACATTCACGTCGCAGAGGGCATCCTCGATCTGCAGGAGTGCCTCCGGAAGCACCATAAGCGCATTGTGGATCGTCTCTACGACTGGGACATCCTCGGCGAGAAGACACTGCTCGCGCACTGCATCTACATCAATCCGCATGAAATGGATCTGATCCGCGACACCGATACCATGGTGGTGCACAATCCGGAGTCCAATATGGGCAATGCCTGCGGCTGTCCTCCTACCATGGAGCTCGTACACCGCGGCATCGTGACCGGTCTCGGCACGGACGGCTACACCCACGATATGCTGGAGTCCTGGAAAGTGGCGAACATTCTGCACAAGCATCACCTCTGTGATCCGAATGCCGCATGGGCGGAGGTTCCGGAGATGCTCTTCCGGCATAATGCGACGATCGCGAACCGCTACTTCCGGAAGAAGCTCGGCGTGCTGGAGAAGAATGCCGCCGCTGATGTCATCATCACGGACTACATCCCGCCGACGCCGATGGACAGCTCCAATTTAAACGGGCATATGCTCTTCGGCATGAGCGGGCGCTCCGTCATTACCACGATCGCAAACGGCAGGGTGCTGATGAAGGATCGGCAGCTCACAGAGCTCGACGAG